In Leptodesmis sichuanensis A121, the following are encoded in one genomic region:
- a CDS encoding type IV pilus twitching motility protein PilT, translated as MTSSATPRHNEGSMPVPPPPPAPAPTAVAKPRSTIEQMVRDAFTRQASDIHIRVGEVPRYRIQGQMVQLRDQVKVTPQLFEQYLAEILTPHQRQLFAANKELDTAIFYPGLVRCRVNCFDSLTGGAIVLRLISLEVPSIDGLGLPQVLKYLSSQSQGLILVTGPTGSGKSTTLAAMIRHMNETSTRHIVTIEDPIEYVHTSHKCLISQREVGLHTLEFQSALRSVLREDPDVILIGEMRDRITVDTALKAAQTGHLVLGTLHTRNAINALNRLLNIYNPDEQPAMRIQITESLISIIAQMLIPTTDGRRTAAHEILINTPAMADYLLKGNESEAFQLMETGANEGMQVMNQVLCDLVLLGKISPDEAVKASPDAGDLRRRVRNEGYDPSRSSNREFLHNTP; from the coding sequence ATGACCAGTTCCGCCACACCTCGACACAATGAAGGTTCGATGCCTGTGCCCCCTCCCCCTCCGGCACCAGCCCCAACAGCAGTAGCTAAGCCGAGAAGTACAATTGAGCAAATGGTGCGGGATGCTTTTACCCGTCAGGCTTCTGATATCCATATTCGGGTGGGCGAAGTTCCCAGATATCGAATTCAGGGTCAAATGGTGCAACTGCGCGATCAGGTAAAGGTCACGCCGCAACTATTTGAGCAATATCTGGCGGAGATCTTGACTCCCCACCAGCGTCAGTTATTTGCTGCCAATAAGGAATTGGATACCGCCATTTTTTATCCCGGCCTGGTTCGTTGCCGGGTGAACTGTTTTGACTCCCTCACAGGCGGCGCGATCGTGCTCCGGTTAATTTCCCTGGAAGTTCCTTCTATTGATGGGCTGGGGTTACCCCAAGTATTGAAGTACCTGTCCAGTCAGTCTCAAGGATTGATCCTGGTTACGGGGCCAACCGGATCCGGGAAATCGACCACGCTGGCGGCCATGATCCGGCACATGAATGAGACGAGTACCCGCCACATTGTAACGATCGAAGATCCGATTGAATATGTCCACACCTCCCACAAGTGCCTGATCAGCCAGCGGGAAGTGGGGTTGCATACGCTGGAATTCCAGAGTGCGCTGCGATCGGTGTTGCGGGAAGACCCGGATGTGATTCTGATTGGGGAAATGCGCGATCGCATCACGGTTGATACAGCCCTGAAAGCGGCGCAAACGGGTCACTTAGTGTTGGGAACGCTGCACACCCGCAATGCCATTAATGCACTTAACCGTCTGCTGAACATTTACAACCCAGATGAGCAGCCCGCCATGCGGATCCAGATTACGGAATCCCTGATCTCGATCATTGCCCAGATGCTGATTCCAACAACCGATGGACGCCGCACGGCGGCTCATGAAATCTTGATCAACACGCCTGCAATGGCGGATTACCTGCTGAAGGGTAACGAATCAGAAGCCTTCCAGTTGATGGAAACCGGAGCCAATGAAGGGATGCAGGTGATGAATCAAGTTCTCTGCGATCTGGTGCTGCTGGGCAAGATCAGTCCAGATGAAGCGGTGAAAGCCTCTCCGGATGCGGGAGATCTCCGTCGCCGAGTCCGCAATGAAGGCTACGATCCATCTCGTTCCTCCAACCGGGAATTTCTGCACAATACCCCGTAG